A window of Helicobacter macacae MIT 99-5501 genomic DNA:
TGTGGCGTTTTGCCTGCATATCACTGATATTGACCCGATGAAGTATAATCTCCTCTTTGAGCGGTTTTTGAATCCAGAGCGCGTAAGTATGCCCGATATTGATACGGATTTTTGTCAGCGCAGACGCCAAGAAGTCATCAAATATATGGTGGATAAATATGGCAAATACAATGTCGCTCAAGTCATTACCTTTAACAAAATGCTTGCAAAAGGCGTGATACGCGATGTCGCTCGCGTGCTAGATATGCCATATAAAGATGCTGATGAGTTTGCAAAACTTATCCCCGAACAGCTTGGAATCACGCTAAAAGGCTATGAAAAAGATGGCAAATTTATTGAGGGGGCGTGGGAGCTAGAGCCCAAAATCAAAGCCTTAGTCGAGCAAAATCCTCTTGCCAAAAAAGTGTGGGAAAACTCCCTAAAAGTCGAGGGATTCAATCGCAATGCAGGTAGACACGCTGCTGCTATCGTGCTAGATAGCACTCAAGAGCTGTGGAATAAGATTCCACTTTTTACGCTACTAGATTCTCGTAATAAGAAAAAAAAGAAAAAATCCAAATCTAGTGCAAGTCAAACAAGTGAGAACGAAACAAATGAAGATGAAGCAAATCAAAGCGCAGAATCACTAAGCTCAAATAGCCAAGATTTAGCACAATCTAGCGAGCAAAATCCACAAGCCACAGAGGATAGCTCTCGCGTGATTGTTACGCAGTATTCGATGAAATATCTAGAGCCTGTGGATTTAGTTAAATTTGACTTTTTGGGGCTAAAAAACTTAACACAGATTGATGACACGCTAAAGCTAATCAAAGAGCGATATGGCAAAAGCATAGATTTCACCCAAGTAGATGTCGATGACAAAGAGGTGTATAGACTTATCCAAAGTGGCGATACACTCGGTGTTTTCCAAATAGAATCTGGTATGTTTCAGGGGCTATCTCGCAGGCTAAAGCCATCTTGCTTTGAAGATATTGTCGCTATTATCGCGCTTGGGCGTCCCGGACCTATGGAGTCAGGTATGGTAGATGACTTTGTCAATCGCAAGCACGGACTAGCCCCCGTAACCTATATGTTTAAAGAGTTAAAGCCGATTTTAGAGCCCACTTATGGGACAATCGTCTATCAAGAGCAAGTTATGCAAATCGTCCAAGTTATCGGTGGATTTTCACTAGGCGAAGCAGACTTAATCCGCCGCGCTATGGGAAAAAAAGATGAGCAAATAATGGCTGACAATAAAGAAAAATTCGCACAAGGAGCACTAAAAAACGGACACGATGAGAAAAAAGCCCGCGAGCTGTGGGATTTAATCGTAAAATTTGCAGGCTATGGGTTTAACAAATCTCACTCTGCTGCCTATGCTATGCTGACATTTCAAACCGCATATCTAAAGACTTACTATAAGCACGAGTTTATGGCTGCACAGCTCACAGTAGAATCTGACAAAATCACAAAAGTAGCAAAATATATCCAAGAAACGCGCAATATGAATCTAGAAGTATTGCCTCCCCATATCAATCTATCTGTGGAGTTTTTTGGTGTGGCAGATGTAGCAGTGTCTAAAGATAATGCCAAATCCACAGAGGCGCAAAATACAGATTCTACCCAAGTGGATTCTAGCATAGAATCTAGTGGGGACTCTAGCCCAAAATCTAGCACTACCAAAAAAATCATCTTTGGACTTGGCGCGATAAAAGGCGTGGGCAAAGATGTCATAAACGACATTATACAGACGCGCAAAAGTAGTGGGGAGTTTAAAAACTTGCAAGATTTTGTCCAAAGAATGGATTTCTCAAAGCTAAATAAACGCTCACTAGAGCCACTTATCAAATCAGGCAGCTTGGATAATCTAGGGTTTAGTCGTGCGTGTATGATGAAGCATATTGATACGATTTGTGAAATCGGGCGCAACAAACAAAAACTTGAAGAAACTATCGATAGCTCGCTATTTAGCGACTCAAAAGAGGAGCTATCTGAAGTGATTTTTGACTTTAAGGACATAAAAGAGTTTGACACTAAGACAATGCTTGAGTATGAGTATGAAAGCTTGGGAATCTATATCACAGGACACCCACTTGATGAATACGCAAAAGAGATAAAATCCATAAAAAATGTGGTGGGAATCGACAAAATCGAGGAACTAAAAGTAGGCTCTAGCGTTATGCTTATCGTAAAGGTAATGAGCGTAGCAAAAAAAGTTGGCAAAAAAAGTGGCAAAATCTATGGTAGCCTAAAAGTGATAGACTTGATGGGCGAAATCGAAATCACCATATTTGAGCAAGGACTACTAAAACTTGATATGCTAGATTTAAACAAGCCTGTCGTGCTAAAGGGCAAAATCGAGGAGAGAGAGGAAGAAAACCAAGTGAGGGTGTTTGATATTTTGCCATTTGAGGAGGCAAAAAAGCAAAGAATCCGCATAGAGTATAAACAGAGAGATGACTATGTGGAAGCAGATGGTCAGTATATTTCCAAAGAGGATTTCAAAGTAGCAGACATAAAAGACATAGGATTTGGACATGGCTGTCCGCTAGGGCTAGTGCTAAGCAGAGAGGTAAGCCCAAAACAGCTAGAGAAAATCTCTGCTTCAGCAAAATCAAACGCAGGCGAGCGAGAGCTACACATAATCATCAAAGAGGAGGGGCGACAATATCGATTTAAAAGCCATTTTCTCGTAAGCGATAGGATAAAAGAAGATGTCTTGGCTATGGAAGAGATAGAGGGTGTGGAGTGGCTAGATTTAGTGGAGGCGTAGTATTCATATTATTTCTGGTGCTTGCGTGAGTTTTGCGCAGGCTTGTGTAGTTTTGGTGGTTTTTAGCTGTTTTTTGCGTGCTAGGTTTGGAATGCTTCTTGCTACTTTGATAGTTAGTAAATTTTGAATTTAGCGGATTTTGGGATTTGGTTAGCAAATCTCAAAAGATTCAAAAACCACATAAAGGAGTATAGTATGTCTGTGATTGTAGTTGTATGTATGTATGCTTTGCCAATCGTGGTAATCGGGTATTTTTTGTATATGGAAGTAGAAAAGATACGATACGGCGTGAGAAAGCAGATAAAAGATATGCACTTCAAGGAGAGCTTGCACTCTTTGGGGAGTTTGCAGGGGGTTCATAGCGTTCAGGACACGCAGGGTGGTTTGAATAGCTTACAAGAGGGCAATCATACGCACAATGCCTCCAAGCACCATATCAGCCACGCCCCAAAAAGCGCGTGATGATTTCTCTAGCCTAGAATCGTTTTTTGTGATAGATTCTAGGTTTGGATTCTAGGCTAGGTTTGCTTTTTTACTTTTTGCATTTTACTTCTTGGACTTTTTCTTTATTTTTTGATTTAATTTATTTGGATTCTTTGTTAGATTTCATCAATGCGTTTGCATTATTTTCGCACGGACAGAATCACAAAAATATATTTTTAAGCGTTTGTGATATTTTGCGTGGCTTTATTTTCGTGTTTTTTAGAATCCTAGAAAGCCAAAAATCCACTTGTAATAAATTTTTGTGTAATAAATACTTTGCGAGATTCTTACCAAAGGCATTTTGTGAGGGATTTTGTGGCTATGAAGTTTTGGAAGTTTTTGATTGTGTGAGGTTTTGCTTGTTTTTTAGCTTTTGTGCCAAAAGCGCGCAAATAAAGCGATTTTGGCACAAAGATTTTATATCGCTTTTTTCTCTTTGCTGGCGCATTGCGGGCACACGCCGATAAATACCGCCGAAATATCAAACAAATCAAATCCTGTTTTTTCTTTGCACTCATTTGATAGTGCGTCTACATTGGCATAGACATCTTGGAGTTTGCCGCATTTTTCACAGCTTACGTGTATGTGTTTGTCGCAAGCGAGTTCATATTTTTGCTTTTGTGTGGGGGCTTTGATTTCGCGCAGTATATCCGCTTCATTGAGAGTGGCGACATTTTTATACACAGTGGCTAGAGAAATACAAGGATAGTTTTTTTTGATATTGTGATAAATGTCCTCTACACCGATATGTCCGTTTTTTTGTATCTCACGCAAAATAGCGATTCTCTGTGGAGTGGATTTGAGATTTTTAGCCTTTAGGCTTGCTTCAAATTCCATTGTTTTTTCCTTTTGTATTGTAATAAGCCACATTATGTGGCTTGACTTAACCTAGTAATTTAGCATAATTAAATAAATATTTTTATTCATTCGTATAAAAAATTAAGTAAATTGTTATACAATTTAGGGATTTTTACTACCAAATCTCACATAAAAGCGAAGATTATGAAACTCCTACTTAGCGCGTTAGAGCCAAGCTCCAATATCCACGCCCAAAAAGTCATAAAAGAAATCATAAGAAAAATAATAAAAGAAGCTATAAATTCTGTGCCAAAAGAGAAAAACACACAAGATAAGCAACAAAAAACTTCGCAAAATTTTCTTCCAATAAATTTGCCCAAAATCCAAATCACAAAAATCCAAATCATAGGCATATTTGATAAAAATTTAGAGCAACAAATCTTGCAAGAATTATCACAAGAGTTCAAACAAGAACAAACCACGCAAAACCTAGAATCTATGCAAATTGCGAGCCCAAAAGACGCTATCGCCAGTGATTTTATCAATGACTTTATATCAAATCATCTCATCTTTACTCCACTATTTTTCTCGCAAGATTTTTCCATAATGGGCTTTGTCGATGTGGCAAAAAAGCTACCATTCATACTAAAAGCGCAAAAAACTATGCTACACGCCGCAAAAGAAGCGGATAAAATCCTTTTTTTGGATTCTAGCTCATTTCACATACCACTTGCCAAAAAAATAAAATCTAGCGGGATAAAAGCCCCGATTTATTATTATATATTGCCACAAGTGTGGGCTTGGAAGCCGTGGCGGACAAAAAAGCTAGAAGCCTTTTTTGATAAATTGCTAGCGATTTTGCCTTTTGAGCTAAGCTACTATTCGCTAGAAGCAAGGCAGGACAAAAAGATAGAATTTGTAGGACACCCTTTGCTTGATGGGCTAGATTTCACTATCCTAGAAAGTAGGCAATCTAGGCAATCACAAGGTGCACAAGGCAAAAATTCCCAAACGCAAAATTTGCAAGACAAAAGCCCACAAAATCAAAATCCACAAAAACCTACAAAGAATATTGCAAAGCATATTGTGTTTATGCCGGGCTCTAGGAGGGGTGAGATAGCGCGGATTTTCCCTACATTTACAGAGGTGGCACATTCGCTAGAGCAAAAAAATATATGCACAAAAACCCTCGTTATCCCCACATTTTTTGCAAGCAAAAATCAAAAAGAGCTAGAATCTATATATGGAGATTTAAGCGGGTTTGAGCTAAGTTTTGATACGCAAAAATCCCTAAAAGAAGCGGATTTTGCTTTTATTTGCTCTGGCACAGCCACACTAGAAGCAGCACTTTTAGGCACACCTTTTGTGCTGTGCTACAAGGCTGCTACTTTGGACTATCTCATTGCAAGGGTGTTTGTAGGCTTACGCTACATAGGGCTAGCAAATATTTTTTATAACGCTCTTTGTGGCGAGAGCGCAGGCAGAGGAGAATCAAAAATGCACGAGGAGCTAATACAGGGCGATATGAGTGTGGATAATCTTTTGAGTGCGTATAATAGAGAGCTAGAGAGAGCAAAAAATGGGCATTTTATCAAATGCGCTAAAGAGTTGTGGGAATATCTTAGTGCGCAAAATTCAAAGGATAAAAATCATAAAAATGATGACAAAATCCCACACAAAAAATATTATGGAAGTGCGCAAAATGTCGCAAATATGTTGCTAATGGATTAACAGATTTTGGTATTATATGCGCTTATATTTTTAGGAGAATTTTATGCAGCCAATCACACAATACGGACATCAAAAACTTTGCTCCGAGCTAAAAAACCTCAAAGAAGTTGAGCGTCCAAATATCATCAAAGAAATCGATATTGCTCGTGCACACGGGGATTTGAAAGAAAATGCTGAATATCACGCTGCAAAGGAAAAGCAACTTTTTATTGACGCACGGATAAAGGATTTGAGCGAGATGCTAGCACAAGCCCAAGTCATCGACCCCTCCAAGCTACCACACGATAAAGTTAGCTTTGGTAGCACGGTTGAGATTTTGGATTTGGATAGTGAGAAAAAATCCACCTATACGATTGTGGGTAGCATAGAGAGCGATTCTTCGCGTGGACTTATCTCTTATGGTTCGCCTATCGCAAAAGCCTTGCTAGACAAAGAAGTGGGCGATGAAGTAAATATCACTTTGCCACGCGGAGAATGTGATTTTGAAATCCTAAGCATTTCATACAAGCCAATTAACTTTGAGCAAGACTAAAAATTCATAAAAAAATTTTGGAGAAGCAAATGCAATCTAGCCCTACCTTGAAAGTGCAAAGACTTAGCCAAGAAGCGATTATCCCGCGCTATCATTCGCTTGAGGCTGCAGGATTTGATTTGCACTCTATTGATGAGGTATGCCTAAAGGCAGGGGAGCGTATAGCAGTTCGCACGGGGCTTGCCTTTGAGATAGAGAGTGGCTATGAAATCCAAGTGCGTCCTCGCTCTGGGCTAGCCATAAAAAACGCAATATCCGTGCTAAATACCCCGGGCACGATAGATAGCGACTATCGTGGCGAAATAATGGTGATTTTGATAAATCTTGGCAAGGAGGATTTCACTATCCACAAAGGCGATAGAATCGCCCAAGCAGTCGTTCAAAGAGTGTGGCAAGTGGATTTTGTCGAGGTAAGCGAGCTAGGTGGGAGCGAGCGTGGGACAAAGGGCTTTGGTAGCAGTGGTGGATTTGGTAGCAAAATCTAAGTAAACATAGGTGCAGATAAGCCCAAAAATGTAGCATAAGCCAAAATCCAATGCTTTAGTCAAAATCGCAAGTTAGCTTGCGTAGAGTTGCATAAAGCAAAGGATTTCAAGCAAAACCAAAAATGTAAGGAGTAAAGTTTTGAGCAAACTAAGCAAAGATTTGGAAACCATAAAGAGCGAGTTTCAAAACGATGAAAAACTACTAGAAAACGCCTTTAAACTAGAGAGGCTATTTAAAAAATACAAGTTTGTGCTACTTGGGATTGTCGCTGTGGTAGTGCTATGGATAGCCATAGTCGTAGCAAGCGACTATGTCGAGGAAAAAAATGCCAAAGAGATTAGCCAAATATATAATGAGCTGCTTGTATCTCCACAAAACACCGTGCTAAGAGAAAATCTAAAAAACAAAGCCCCCAAACTTTATGACGCATTTATCTATGCAAACCTCTCTAGTCAAAAAGAGGCGCGTATAGCCGAGCTAGAGGAGCTAAGCCAATCAAAAAATGAGCTTATCGCTCAAATCGCAAGCTATGAGCTAGCTTCGCTAAAAGAGGATTTGCAAGCACTTAGCACTATTGCCAAAAATCCCAAAAAACAAAACGACTCGCTAAAAGATTTTGCCAAAATCCAAGAAGCATATTTGCTACTAAAAAATAACGACATTGACAAAGCTCGCGAGGTGCTAAATGGTGTCTCTAGCGAGTCAAGCCTAGATTCTATTGCTAGGCAAATGGAGCATTATGGCATAGATAAACTCCCACTAGAATCCACCAAGCTAGAGTCTATAAAACTTCAAACACCCAAAGAATCCACAAAATCTAGCGAGGAAAATGCCCAAAAACCTAGCACACAGCAAAAATCTAACACAAACGAATCTAGCGCAAAAAGCATTGATTTGCAAGATTCTAGCTCAAAGATTGAGCCAAAGC
This region includes:
- a CDS encoding Fur family transcriptional regulator — translated: MEFEASLKAKNLKSTPQRIAILREIQKNGHIGVEDIYHNIKKNYPCISLATVYKNVATLNEADILREIKAPTQKQKYELACDKHIHVSCEKCGKLQDVYANVDALSNECKEKTGFDLFDISAVFIGVCPQCASKEKKAI
- the lpxB gene encoding lipid-A-disaccharide synthase, which translates into the protein MQIASPKDAIASDFINDFISNHLIFTPLFFSQDFSIMGFVDVAKKLPFILKAQKTMLHAAKEADKILFLDSSSFHIPLAKKIKSSGIKAPIYYYILPQVWAWKPWRTKKLEAFFDKLLAILPFELSYYSLEARQDKKIEFVGHPLLDGLDFTILESRQSRQSQGAQGKNSQTQNLQDKSPQNQNPQKPTKNIAKHIVFMPGSRRGEIARIFPTFTEVAHSLEQKNICTKTLVIPTFFASKNQKELESIYGDLSGFELSFDTQKSLKEADFAFICSGTATLEAALLGTPFVLCYKAATLDYLIARVFVGLRYIGLANIFYNALCGESAGRGESKMHEELIQGDMSVDNLLSAYNRELERAKNGHFIKCAKELWEYLSAQNSKDKNHKNDDKIPHKKYYGSAQNVANMLLMD
- the greA gene encoding transcription elongation factor GreA, coding for MQPITQYGHQKLCSELKNLKEVERPNIIKEIDIARAHGDLKENAEYHAAKEKQLFIDARIKDLSEMLAQAQVIDPSKLPHDKVSFGSTVEILDLDSEKKSTYTIVGSIESDSSRGLISYGSPIAKALLDKEVGDEVNITLPRGECDFEILSISYKPINFEQD
- the dut gene encoding dUTP diphosphatase, with protein sequence MQSSPTLKVQRLSQEAIIPRYHSLEAAGFDLHSIDEVCLKAGERIAVRTGLAFEIESGYEIQVRPRSGLAIKNAISVLNTPGTIDSDYRGEIMVILINLGKEDFTIHKGDRIAQAVVQRVWQVDFVEVSELGGSERGTKGFGSSGGFGSKI